The Lycium ferocissimum isolate CSIRO_LF1 chromosome 10, AGI_CSIRO_Lferr_CH_V1, whole genome shotgun sequence genome window below encodes:
- the LOC132032810 gene encoding BEL1-like homeodomain protein 1: protein MAAYFHGNSSEIQGGNDGLQTLILMNPNYVGFSDTQQHHHQTQHPTPNGSNNLVFFNSNTPGNSINLPHAPPPPPPPSSQQQQFIGIPLATTAFAAPSSSSQDGNNNNNDSINALHGFLARSSQYGFYNPSNDITAAREVTRAHQQGLSLSLSSQQPGFGNFTAAREIVSPTAATGGSTSSASGVQQQNTLPLSSKYLKAAQELLDEVVNVGKSMKLTSTSTSDVVNNDGKKSKNMATTTITDVDGQLDGVGESSSKHEGAAELSTAERQEIQMKKAKLVNMLDEVEQRYRHYHHQMQTVIHWLEQAAGIGSAKTYTALALQTISKQFRCLKDAIIGQIRSASKTLGEEDSFGGKIEGSRLKFVDNQLRQQRALQQLGMIQHNAWRPQRGLPERAVSVLRAWLFEHFLHPYPKDSDKMMLAKQTGLTRSQVSNWFINARVRLWKPMVEEMYLEEIKEHEQNGSDQEKTSKLGEQNEDSTTSRSIAPQDKSPGSNSQNKNCVSKQDNSVSTIPMSNATSISPIGMSIRNQSGFNLIGSPEIESINITQGSPKKPRSNEMLHWSPKKPRSNEMLHSPNMDVKPNEEQMSMKFGDDRQDRDGFSLMGGPMNFMGGFGSYPIGEIARFSTEQFSAPYPASGTVSLTLGLPHNENLSMSSTHHSFLPIPTQNIQIGEANHEFGSLNTPTSAHSTTSVYENFNIQNRKRFAATLLPDFVA, encoded by the exons atGGCAGCTTACTTTCATGGAAATTCATCAGAAATACAAGGAGGAAATGATGGTTTACAAACTCTAATACTTATGAATCCTAACTATGTTGGATTTTCTGAcacacaacaacatcatcatcagaCACAACATCCAACACCAAATGGAAGCAACAACCTCGTTTTCTTCAACTCCAATACTCCTGGAAATTCCATAAACTTACCTCACGCGCCACCACCACCGCCACCACCTTCTtcgcaacaacaacaattcatCGGTATACCTCTCGCCACCACCGCCTTCGCcgccccttcttcttcttctcaagatggtaataataataacaacgaTTCAATTAACGCGCTTCACGGCTTCCTAGCTCGGTCGTCCCAGTATGGTTTTTACAACCCGTCTAATGACATCACGGCGGCGCGTGAGGTTACACGCGCTCATCAACAAGGTCTTTCACTTAGTTTATCATCACAACAACCAGGGTTTGGGAACTTCACGGCGGCGCGTGAGATTGTTTCACCTACCGCCGCCACTGGGGGATCAACGTCATCCGCTTCCGGGGTGCAACAACAGAATACTCTGCCTTTGAGTTCTAAGTATTTGAAGGCAGCACAAGAACTTCTTGATGAAGTTGTTAATGTTGGCAAGTCAATGAAACTTACTAGTACTAGTACCAGTGATGTTGTTAATAATGAtggcaagaaatccaagaacatggcaacaacaacaataactgaTGTGGATGGACAATTAGATGGAGTAGGAGAGAGTAGCAGTAAACATGAAGGTGCTGCAGAGTTAAGTACAGCAGAGAGGCAAGAAATTCAGATGAAGAAAGCAAAACTTGTAAACATGCTTGATGAG GTGGAGCAGAGGTACAGACATTACCATCACCAAATGCAGACAGTGATACATTGGTTGGAGCAAGCTGCTGGCATTGGATCAGCAAAAACATACACAGCATTGGCTTTGCAGACGATTTCGAAGCAATTTAGGTGTCTGAAGGACGCGATAATTGGCCAAATACGATCTGCAAGCAAGACGTTAGGCGAAGAGGATAGTTTCGGAGGGAAAATCGAAGGTTCGAGGCTTAAATTTGTTGACAATCAGTTAAGACAACAAAGAGCTCTGCAGCAATTGGGAATGATCCAGCATAATGCTTGGAGACCTCAGAGAGGATTGCCCGAACGAGCTGTTTCTGTTCTTCGCGCTTGGCTTTTCGAACATTTCCTCCATCC TTATCCCAAGGATTCGGACAAAATGATGCTAGCAAAACAAACAGGGCTAACAAGGAGTCAG GTGTCGAATTGGTTCATCAATGCTCGAGTTCGTCTTTGGAAGCCGATGGTGGAAGAGATGTACTTGGAAGAGATCAAGGAACACGAACAGAATGGATCAGATCAAGAAAAGACTAGCAAATTAGGTGAACAGAACGAAgattcaacaacatcaagatCCATTGCTCCACAAGACAAAAGCCCTGGTTCAAATAGCCAGAACAAGAATTGTGTCTCTAAACAGGACAACTCTGTTTCAACAATTCCAATGTCCAATGCCACTTCCATATCACCTATTGGTATGAGCATTCGTAACCAATCCGGTTTCAATCTCATTGGATCACCAGAGATCGAAAGCATCAATATTACTCAAGGGAGTCCAAAGAAACCAAGGAGCAACGAGATGTTGCATTGGAGTCCAAAGAAACCAAGGAGCAACGAGATGTTGCATTCGCCAAACATGGATGTAAAGCCTAATGAGGAACAAATGTCGATGAAGTTTGGGGACGATAGGCAGGACAGAGACGGATTCTCCCTAATGGGAGGACCGATGAACTTCATGGGAGGATTCGGATCCTATCCCATTGGAGAAATTGCTCGGTTTAGCACCGAGCAATTCTCAGCACCGTACCCTGCCAGTGGCACAGTTTCACTCACTCTTGGCCTACCACATAATGAAAATCTCTCAATGTCATCAACACACCACAGTTTCCTTCCAATTCCCACACAAAACATCCAAATTGGTGAAGCAAATCATGAGTTTGGTAGCCTAAACACACCAACATCAGCTCACTCAACAACAAGTGTGTACGAAAacttcaacattcaaaacagAAAGAGGTTCGCCGCAACCTTGTTACCAGATTTTGTCGcctga